One region of Thiomonas intermedia genomic DNA includes:
- a CDS encoding segregation and condensation protein A: MLPASRESELISPAVDSTPATVDGMAVARLYGEPLFELPQDLYIPPDALEVFLEAFEGPMDLLLYLIRKQNFNILDIPLAQVTAQYLSYVEQIRRHNLELAAEYLLMAAMLIEIKSRMLLPRPPTESGAEPEDPRAELVRRLLEYERFKLAAQQLDALPVLGRDFWRAQVLFDRDAAPRLPDVAVSELQQAWSDILKRAKLHTHHKITREQLSVRDYMSRVLRQLQGRRFLEFHELFDPTQGVPVAVVTLVALLELTREALVDLTQAEAFAPLYVRLAYTPS, encoded by the coding sequence ATGCTTCCCGCATCCCGTGAGTCCGAGCTGATTTCGCCCGCGGTGGACAGCACGCCCGCCACGGTCGACGGCATGGCGGTCGCGCGGCTATACGGCGAACCGCTGTTTGAGCTGCCGCAGGATCTCTACATCCCGCCCGACGCGCTGGAGGTCTTTCTCGAAGCCTTCGAAGGGCCGATGGATCTGCTGCTCTACCTCATCCGCAAGCAGAACTTCAACATCCTCGACATTCCGCTGGCCCAGGTGACGGCCCAGTATCTGAGCTATGTCGAGCAGATTCGCCGTCACAACCTGGAGCTTGCCGCCGAGTATCTGCTGATGGCGGCCATGCTCATCGAGATCAAGTCGCGCATGTTGTTGCCGCGGCCGCCCACCGAATCGGGCGCCGAGCCCGAAGACCCGCGCGCCGAACTCGTGCGCCGCCTGCTGGAGTACGAGCGTTTCAAGCTCGCCGCGCAGCAGCTCGATGCCCTGCCCGTGCTCGGCCGGGACTTCTGGCGGGCGCAGGTGCTGTTCGACCGCGACGCCGCGCCGCGTCTGCCCGATGTCGCCGTCTCCGAGCTGCAACAGGCCTGGAGCGACATTCTCAAACGCGCCAAGCTGCATACGCATCACAAGATCACCCGCGAGCAACTGTCGGTGCGCGACTACATGAGCCGCGTGCTGCGTCAGCTGCAGGGCCGGCGCTTTCTCGAATTCCACGAGCTGTTCGACCCGACACAGGGCGTACCCGTTGCCGTGGTCACGCTGGTGGCGCTGCTCGAACTCACGCGCGAGGCCCTAGTCGACCTCACCCAGGCCGAGGCCTTCGCGCCGCTCTATGTGCGGCTGGCCTACACCCCGAGCTGA
- a CDS encoding DUF1501 domain-containing protein — MPVSSIKSLQRRAFLRRSSLLGLVGHAAPWALTLSAIGEAAAADATGYKALVCVFFNGGNDHGNTVVPYDQPSYDAYAAIRQTLATPRDQLAATALSPSAALDGGRQWALAPTLTGAKRVFDAGRLAVLLNVGTLVQPTSVAQYKAKSVPLPPKLFSHNDQQSVWQAAMPEGAITGWGGRIGDLFLSSNGSATFTAINVSGNAVFLSGQQAVQYQISTGGAIRVNGATSSLYGSQACSNALRSLITAPREHWMEQEINRVTARSIAAQSMVASALAAAPTNFTAAFDTTNPLASQLLMVARLIASRAALGVKRQVFFVSIGGFDLHDNLNAQHPALLGRVGSALDSFDAAMVELGVANDVTAFTASDFGRTLSSNGDGSDHGWGAHHFVMGGAVRGGRFWGTQPEVSVNGADDVGQGRLLPTTSVDQLAATLASWMGVSANELPLVVPQIGNYTTRDLGFFA; from the coding sequence ATGCCTGTCAGCTCAATCAAATCTCTGCAACGGCGAGCCTTTCTTCGCCGCAGTTCCCTGCTCGGTCTGGTGGGCCACGCGGCGCCCTGGGCACTCACGCTGTCGGCCATCGGCGAGGCGGCAGCGGCTGACGCCACCGGCTACAAGGCCCTGGTCTGCGTGTTTTTCAACGGGGGTAACGACCACGGCAATACCGTGGTGCCCTACGACCAGCCGAGCTACGACGCCTACGCCGCCATCCGGCAGACCCTGGCCACGCCGCGCGACCAGCTCGCGGCCACGGCGCTGAGCCCCAGTGCGGCGCTCGATGGGGGGCGTCAATGGGCCTTGGCCCCGACACTGACCGGGGCCAAGCGCGTATTCGACGCGGGGCGTCTCGCCGTGCTGCTCAATGTCGGCACCCTGGTGCAGCCCACCTCCGTGGCGCAATACAAGGCCAAGAGCGTGCCGCTGCCGCCCAAGCTGTTCTCGCATAACGACCAGCAAAGCGTGTGGCAGGCCGCCATGCCCGAAGGGGCGATCACCGGCTGGGGCGGACGCATCGGCGATTTGTTTCTGTCCAGCAACGGCAGCGCCACCTTCACCGCCATCAACGTTTCGGGCAACGCGGTGTTTCTGTCCGGCCAGCAGGCCGTGCAGTACCAGATTTCCACCGGCGGAGCGATCCGAGTGAACGGTGCGACCAGCAGCCTCTATGGCTCGCAAGCCTGCTCCAACGCCCTGCGCAGCCTGATCACCGCGCCGCGCGAACACTGGATGGAGCAGGAGATCAACCGGGTGACGGCACGCTCCATCGCGGCGCAGAGCATGGTGGCCTCGGCCCTGGCGGCGGCACCCACCAACTTCACTGCGGCGTTCGACACCACCAATCCCCTGGCCAGCCAGTTGCTCATGGTCGCCCGTCTCATTGCTTCACGCGCCGCACTGGGTGTGAAACGGCAGGTGTTCTTCGTGTCCATCGGCGGGTTCGATCTGCACGACAACCTCAATGCCCAGCATCCGGCGCTGCTTGGCCGCGTGGGCAGTGCGCTCGACAGTTTCGATGCCGCGATGGTGGAACTGGGCGTGGCCAACGACGTGACCGCGTTCACCGCCTCAGACTTCGGCCGAACCCTCAGTTCCAACGGCGATGGCTCTGACCACGGCTGGGGCGCGCATCACTTCGTCATGGGCGGCGCCGTGCGCGGCGGGCGTTTCTGGGGAACGCAACCGGAGGTCTCCGTCAACGGCGCCGACGATGTGGGCCAGGGACGTCTGCTGCCGACCACGTCGGTCGATCAGCTCGCCGCCACGCTGGCGAGCTGGATGGGGGTTTCGGCAAACGAACTGCCCCTGGTCGTGCCCCAGATCGGCAACTACACGACGCGCGACCTGGGGTTTTTCGCTTAG
- a CDS encoding ammonium transporter, with the protein MVQDPSSGNVLFILLGAILVLAMHAGFAFLELGTVRKKNQVNALSKIITDFAVSALAYFLIGYGLAYGRHFLVGDDVLNKDHGYALTRFFFLLTFAAAIPAIVSGGIAERAKFWPQLIATFTLVAFVYPFFEGLMWNGNLGVQAWLQSTFGAPFHDFAGSVVVHAMGGWIALPAVLLLGARRGRYHANGQISAHPPSSIPFLALGSWILIVGWFGFNVMSAQKLDQISGLVAVNSLMAMVGGTLAALAAGRNDPGFLHNGPLAGLVAVCAGSDVMHPLGALVVGAVAGGLFVWMFTLTQNRWKIDDVLGVWPLHGLCGTWGGIAAGLFGMKALGGLGGVSLLSQIVGTLLGIAVALIGGFVVYGVLKKTLGIRLDAEEEFNGADLSIHRISATPEREASW; encoded by the coding sequence ATGGTGCAAGATCCTTCCAGCGGCAATGTGTTGTTCATCCTGCTCGGTGCCATTCTGGTGCTGGCCATGCATGCCGGTTTCGCCTTTCTCGAGTTGGGCACCGTGCGCAAGAAGAACCAGGTCAATGCGTTGTCGAAAATCATCACTGATTTTGCCGTCTCGGCCCTTGCCTATTTTCTCATCGGCTACGGCCTGGCCTATGGCCGGCATTTCCTGGTGGGCGATGACGTACTCAACAAGGACCACGGTTACGCGCTGACCCGGTTCTTTTTCCTGCTGACCTTTGCCGCGGCGATTCCGGCCATCGTGTCTGGAGGCATTGCCGAGCGGGCCAAGTTCTGGCCGCAACTGATCGCCACGTTCACCCTCGTCGCATTCGTTTATCCGTTCTTCGAGGGCCTGATGTGGAACGGCAATCTGGGGGTCCAGGCCTGGCTGCAGTCCACCTTTGGGGCGCCCTTTCACGATTTCGCCGGGTCGGTGGTGGTGCATGCCATGGGTGGCTGGATCGCCCTGCCCGCCGTGCTGCTGCTGGGCGCGCGCCGAGGCAGGTACCACGCCAACGGGCAGATATCGGCGCATCCGCCGTCGTCCATTCCCTTCCTGGCGCTGGGTTCGTGGATTCTGATCGTCGGCTGGTTCGGCTTCAATGTGATGAGCGCGCAGAAGCTCGATCAGATCAGCGGTCTGGTGGCGGTGAACTCGCTCATGGCCATGGTGGGCGGCACCCTCGCTGCACTGGCCGCGGGCAGGAACGATCCGGGCTTTCTGCACAACGGGCCCCTGGCCGGGCTGGTGGCGGTGTGCGCGGGTTCGGATGTGATGCATCCGCTGGGCGCGCTGGTGGTCGGCGCCGTGGCCGGGGGCCTGTTCGTCTGGATGTTCACCCTGACGCAGAACCGCTGGAAGATCGACGACGTGCTGGGCGTGTGGCCGCTGCACGGCCTCTGCGGCACCTGGGGCGGCATCGCTGCGGGCCTCTTCGGCATGAAGGCGCTGGGAGGGCTGGGAGGCGTGTCGCTGCTGTCGCAGATCGTGGGCACGCTTCTGGGGATCGCGGTGGCGCTGATCGGCGGCTTCGTGGTCTATGGCGTGCTGAAAAAGACCCTCGGCATCCGGCTGGATGCGGAAGAAGAGTTCAACGGCGCCGACCTGTCCATCCACCGCATCAGCGCCACGCCGGAGCGCGAGGCGTCGTGGTAG
- a CDS encoding DMT family transporter, which yields MSRTTQANLYALGAIALWASLATLGVALSHVPAFALTGLALIIGSVPTWGHWRQWRVSPRALALGVYGLFGFHFLLFIALRHAPPVQANLVNYLWPLFIVVLAPLMLPGLRLRPVHVLAAGLGFIGAGLAILGGRSIEAAWAWGYVPALGSALVWATFSLGSRRMAQTGRGFPTAALGLFGLISGVLALACHVWLEPAVHLSLKDALLIVVMGLGPLGGAFLLWDRALKLGDPRTIGVLSYLTPLASTLLLIVLTGRALTVWIGLAALLIAGAALLAVRARTGANSS from the coding sequence ATGTCACGCACCACGCAAGCCAATCTGTACGCCCTCGGCGCCATCGCGCTGTGGGCCTCGCTCGCCACCCTGGGGGTGGCGCTGTCTCATGTGCCGGCCTTCGCCCTCACGGGCCTGGCCCTGATCATCGGCAGCGTGCCGACCTGGGGCCACTGGCGCCAGTGGAGGGTATCGCCGCGGGCGCTGGCGCTGGGGGTTTACGGCCTGTTCGGTTTTCATTTTCTGCTGTTCATCGCCTTGCGCCATGCGCCGCCGGTGCAGGCCAATCTGGTGAACTACCTCTGGCCGCTGTTCATCGTGGTGCTGGCGCCGCTGATGCTGCCCGGGCTGCGGCTGCGCCCGGTGCATGTGCTGGCCGCAGGTTTGGGGTTTATCGGGGCAGGGCTGGCCATTCTGGGCGGGCGTTCGATCGAAGCGGCCTGGGCCTGGGGCTATGTGCCGGCCTTGGGGTCGGCGCTGGTCTGGGCCACGTTTTCGCTCGGCAGCCGCCGCATGGCCCAGACGGGCCGGGGCTTTCCCACGGCGGCGCTCGGGCTGTTCGGTCTGATCTCGGGCGTGCTCGCGTTGGCCTGCCACGTCTGGCTGGAGCCCGCCGTGCATCTGAGCCTGAAGGACGCGCTGCTCATCGTCGTGATGGGCCTTGGGCCCCTGGGCGGCGCCTTTCTGCTGTGGGATCGCGCGCTCAAGCTGGGTGATCCGCGCACCATCGGCGTGTTGAGCTACCTGACTCCGCTGGCCTCGACCCTGCTGCTGATCGTCTTGACCGGGCGCGCCCTGACCGTCTGGATCGGTCTTGCGGCGCTGCTGATCGCCGGGGCCGCCCTGCTGGCGGTGCGGGCCAGAACTGGCGCGAACAGTTCCTGA
- a CDS encoding DUF1800 domain-containing protein: MTEQASQDVAAQTPTHPSHARETAPAAYVLGLAALGSLTLAACGGGSGSSDGGAAAAKLPLPTQAQAARFTSMAGTGATQTDIDALTARGYEAWLDAQFNAPRSLSHVDWLLSKGYGLAADQYSFNGMDATIWRKLLSSPDVLRQRVVLALSEIFVVSMTGLSTAWGKFALAAYLDMLEERAFGSYRDLLGAVSLSCAMGVYLNMRGNQKGDPKTGRQPDENYAREVMQLFSIGLLQLNPDGSPKTLSDGRAQYTYNQEHVTALAQVFTGWDFNTTNVNASPAFMREPMRHIAARFSPGEKSVLGVAIPASADGPTALNRALDVLAAHDNVGPFIGRQLIQRLVCSQPSPAYVARVSAVFANNGQGQRGDLKAVIRAVLLDPEAISPPAGPASGKMREPVLRFVQWARTFGVTSPSDAWAVGDTSSPSSRLGQSPLRSPSVFNFFRPGYLPPDSALGANAVTAPEFQLCNETTVAGYLNFMQSVIQNGIGDLKPDYTAHYALANDAAALVARFNLLLAGGRLGAETQSAIATAVGTIGATTDTGRLNRVRAAILLVMAAPEYLIQV; this comes from the coding sequence ATGACCGAACAGGCCTCGCAGGACGTGGCGGCGCAAACGCCGACTCACCCATCACACGCGCGTGAAACGGCGCCTGCGGCTTACGTCCTGGGGCTTGCCGCGCTGGGCAGTCTGACTCTGGCCGCTTGTGGAGGCGGCTCGGGTTCGAGCGATGGCGGCGCAGCGGCGGCCAAACTGCCGCTGCCCACGCAGGCCCAGGCGGCACGTTTCACCAGCATGGCCGGAACCGGCGCGACGCAGACCGACATCGACGCGCTCACCGCCCGCGGCTATGAGGCCTGGCTCGACGCGCAGTTCAATGCGCCGCGCAGTCTCTCGCATGTCGACTGGCTGCTGTCCAAGGGCTATGGCCTCGCAGCCGATCAGTACAGCTTCAACGGCATGGACGCCACGATCTGGCGCAAGCTGCTGTCATCGCCCGATGTGCTGCGCCAGCGCGTGGTGCTGGCGCTCTCGGAGATTTTCGTGGTCTCCATGACCGGGCTGAGCACCGCCTGGGGCAAGTTTGCCCTGGCCGCCTATCTCGACATGCTGGAGGAGCGGGCCTTCGGCAGCTACCGCGACCTGCTCGGCGCGGTGAGTCTGTCGTGCGCTATGGGGGTCTACCTCAATATGCGCGGCAATCAGAAGGGCGACCCCAAGACGGGGCGCCAGCCCGACGAGAACTACGCCCGCGAGGTCATGCAGCTGTTCAGCATCGGCCTGTTGCAGCTCAATCCCGATGGCAGCCCGAAGACGCTGAGCGACGGCCGGGCGCAATACACCTACAACCAGGAGCATGTCACCGCGCTGGCCCAGGTGTTCACCGGGTGGGACTTCAACACGACCAACGTCAACGCCAGCCCGGCGTTCATGCGCGAGCCCATGCGCCACATCGCCGCGCGTTTTTCCCCTGGCGAGAAGAGCGTGCTGGGCGTGGCCATTCCGGCCTCGGCCGATGGTCCGACGGCGCTGAACAGGGCACTGGACGTGCTGGCCGCGCACGACAACGTCGGTCCGTTCATCGGGCGGCAACTCATCCAGCGGCTGGTCTGCTCCCAGCCGAGCCCGGCCTATGTTGCCCGGGTGTCGGCGGTGTTTGCCAACAACGGGCAGGGACAGCGCGGCGATCTGAAGGCGGTGATCCGCGCCGTGCTGCTCGACCCCGAGGCGATCAGCCCACCGGCGGGGCCGGCCAGCGGCAAGATGCGCGAGCCGGTGCTGCGCTTCGTGCAGTGGGCGCGCACCTTCGGCGTGACGTCGCCTTCGGACGCCTGGGCCGTGGGAGACACCTCCAGCCCCAGTTCGCGCCTGGGGCAGAGCCCGCTTCGCTCACCCTCGGTGTTCAATTTTTTCCGGCCGGGCTATCTGCCGCCTGATTCGGCCCTGGGGGCCAACGCCGTCACGGCGCCGGAGTTTCAGCTCTGCAACGAAACCACCGTGGCCGGTTATCTCAACTTCATGCAGAGCGTGATTCAGAACGGCATCGGCGACCTCAAGCCCGACTACACCGCGCATTACGCCCTCGCCAACGATGCCGCGGCCCTAGTGGCCCGTTTCAATCTGCTGCTGGCAGGCGGGCGCCTGGGCGCGGAAACCCAGTCGGCCATCGCCACCGCCGTCGGCACCATCGGCGCGACGACGGATACCGGACGGCTCAACCGCGTGCGCGCCGCCATCCTGCTGGTGATGGCAGCCCCGGAATATCTCATCCAAGTGTGA
- the panC gene encoding pantoate--beta-alanine ligase: MQTVHTVSDLRVALRPRPDWALVPTMGNLHAGHLGLIARARKENVPVVASIFVNRLQFGPNEDFDRYPRTLQHDAELLAEAGCDLLFAPDEAEMYPQPQTFRVLPDPAIADMLDGAARPGHFEGVATVVMKLFQMTGPRHAVFGKKDYQQLLIIRRMVEQFALPIDIIGLDTVRADDGLALSSRNGYLTPEERAQAPQLQAALRALAEDARLATAPEQIRLLEQQTMARLDQLGWVPDYLTLRRRSDLQTPTALDLHQGAACVVLGAARLGRTRLIDNLEC, translated from the coding sequence ATGCAGACCGTCCACACCGTCTCCGACCTGCGCGTCGCACTCAGGCCGCGCCCGGACTGGGCCCTGGTGCCCACCATGGGCAATCTCCACGCCGGGCACCTGGGGCTGATCGCCCGCGCCCGCAAGGAGAACGTCCCGGTAGTCGCGAGCATCTTCGTCAACCGCCTGCAGTTCGGCCCGAACGAAGACTTCGACCGCTATCCGCGCACCCTGCAGCACGACGCCGAACTGCTGGCCGAGGCCGGTTGCGATCTGCTCTTCGCCCCTGACGAGGCCGAGATGTACCCGCAGCCGCAGACCTTCCGTGTGCTGCCCGATCCGGCCATCGCCGACATGCTCGACGGCGCCGCGCGTCCCGGTCACTTCGAGGGCGTGGCCACCGTGGTGATGAAACTGTTCCAGATGACCGGGCCGCGCCATGCCGTGTTCGGCAAGAAGGACTACCAGCAACTGTTGATCATCCGGCGCATGGTCGAGCAGTTCGCCCTGCCCATCGACATCATCGGCCTCGACACCGTGCGCGCCGACGACGGCCTGGCGCTGTCATCCCGCAACGGCTACCTCACGCCCGAGGAGCGCGCCCAGGCGCCGCAGCTCCAGGCCGCGCTGCGCGCCCTGGCCGAAGACGCCCGCTTGGCCACTGCGCCCGAGCAGATTCGTCTGCTGGAGCAGCAGACCATGGCCCGCCTCGACCAGCTTGGCTGGGTGCCCGATTACCTCACGCTGCGCCGCCGCAGCGATCTGCAGACACCCACCGCGCTCGATCTGCACCAAGGCGCGGCCTGCGTGGTGCTGGGCGCGGCCCGCCTGGGCCGCACCCGGCTGATCGACAACCTGGAGTGCTGA
- a CDS encoding DUF3460 family protein, protein MPFKVKPYVSEVTHFIQDLKHSDPQLEAKQKEGRAQLWDKPQNTELTKAFKAGRVPQKAYVYGSH, encoded by the coding sequence ATGCCCTTCAAAGTCAAACCGTATGTGTCCGAAGTGACCCACTTCATCCAGGATCTCAAGCACAGCGATCCGCAGCTCGAGGCCAAACAGAAGGAGGGCCGCGCGCAGCTTTGGGACAAGCCTCAGAACACGGAGCTGACCAAGGCCTTCAAGGCGGGCCGCGTGCCGCAGAAGGCCTACGTCTACGGCAGTCATTGA
- a CDS encoding inositol monophosphatase family protein — MPTPHTVPDLAIVGALLRNAARTEILPRAQSPDPRLKADGTWITDADLAMQARVQRELAVLWPAIPLLGEEMTAETQQRLMADEAARPEGPGLWVLDPLDGTSNFSAGLPVFGPSLAWIQGGQVRLGVVVDVMRDEVFSAALGVGAYLNGQPLRVPAAPPPLPKTIACIDFKRLSAPLATQLAMRPPYSSQRSIGSVALDWCWVAAGRFHLYLHGSQGLWDYAAGSLILSEAGGHGQTLVGEAVFNNTLEKRSAVCAGDAGLFAQWTQWLAVNGGVPR, encoded by the coding sequence ATGCCCACGCCGCACACCGTTCCTGATCTCGCCATCGTCGGCGCCCTGCTGCGCAACGCCGCACGCACCGAAATCCTGCCCCGCGCCCAGTCTCCCGATCCGCGCCTGAAAGCCGACGGCACCTGGATCACCGACGCCGATCTGGCCATGCAGGCCCGGGTGCAGCGCGAACTCGCCGTGCTCTGGCCGGCCATCCCCCTGCTGGGCGAAGAGATGACCGCCGAAACCCAGCAGCGCCTCATGGCCGACGAAGCCGCCCGCCCCGAAGGCCCCGGCCTGTGGGTGCTCGACCCGCTCGACGGCACCAGCAACTTCTCCGCCGGCCTGCCCGTCTTCGGCCCCTCGCTGGCGTGGATTCAGGGCGGCCAGGTCCGCCTGGGCGTCGTGGTCGACGTGATGCGCGACGAAGTCTTCAGCGCCGCCCTGGGCGTCGGCGCCTACCTCAACGGCCAGCCGCTGCGCGTGCCCGCCGCCCCGCCGCCCCTGCCCAAAACCATCGCCTGCATCGACTTCAAGCGGCTTTCAGCCCCCCTGGCCACGCAGCTCGCGATGCGCCCGCCCTACAGCTCGCAACGCTCCATCGGCTCGGTCGCGCTCGACTGGTGCTGGGTGGCCGCCGGCCGCTTCCACCTCTACCTGCACGGCAGCCAGGGCCTGTGGGACTATGCCGCAGGCAGCCTCATCCTGAGCGAGGCCGGCGGCCACGGGCAAACTTTGGTGGGCGAAGCCGTGTTCAACAACACCCTCGAAAAACGCTCGGCTGTCTGTGCGGGCGATGCCGGGCTGTTTGCGCAATGGACGCAGTGGCTGGCTGTGAACGGCGGCGTGCCCCGATGA
- the nadB gene encoding L-aspartate oxidase, protein MPQSDVLILGAGLAGLSTALHLAERFDVTVLAKRTLDVSSSQWAQGGIAAVLAEGDSFDEHVHDTLVAGALLNDLPATRFVIENGPDAIAWLREQGVPFDTEGSGLHLTREGGHSQRRIAHVVDATGAAIQTTLLARARAHPRITLLENHVAVDLITERHVGDGKADRRCWGAYALDTARGRVETFAAAHTMLATGGAGKVYRYTTNPDTASGDGLAMAWRAGCRVANMEFIQFHPTCLYHPKAKSFLITEAVRGEGGKLLLPDGTRFMPAHDPRAELAPRDVVARAIDFEMKKRGLDCVYLDITHKGEAFIRQHFPTIHARLLELGIDMTREPIPVVPAVHFTCGGVLTDLAGRTDLPGLYAAGEVTYTGLHGANRLASNSLLECAVFGKAAALAIREAEQPEIPTPRRWDESRVSDADELVVITHNWDELRLLMWNYVGIVRTDKRLERAAHRIALLQAEVDEFYANFRVTRDLLELRNLLQVAALIVRSAQLRHESRGLHYSLDWPKTAAPAAPTILVP, encoded by the coding sequence ATGCCTCAAAGCGATGTCCTGATTCTCGGCGCCGGCCTGGCCGGTCTGTCCACGGCCCTGCATCTGGCTGAACGCTTCGATGTCACCGTGCTGGCCAAACGCACGCTCGACGTTTCATCCAGCCAGTGGGCGCAGGGGGGCATTGCCGCGGTGCTGGCCGAGGGCGACAGTTTCGACGAACATGTGCACGACACCCTGGTCGCCGGCGCCCTGCTCAACGATCTACCGGCCACCCGCTTCGTCATCGAGAACGGGCCCGACGCCATCGCCTGGCTGCGCGAACAGGGCGTGCCCTTCGACACCGAAGGCAGCGGTTTGCATCTCACCCGCGAAGGCGGCCACAGCCAGCGCCGCATCGCCCATGTGGTGGACGCCACTGGCGCCGCCATCCAGACCACCCTGCTCGCCCGCGCCCGAGCCCATCCCCGCATCACCCTGCTGGAGAACCACGTCGCCGTCGATCTCATCACCGAGCGCCATGTGGGCGACGGCAAGGCCGACCGCCGCTGCTGGGGCGCCTATGCGCTCGACACGGCGCGGGGGCGGGTGGAAACCTTCGCCGCCGCGCACACCATGCTGGCCACGGGCGGCGCCGGCAAGGTGTATCGCTACACGACCAACCCCGACACCGCCAGCGGCGACGGCCTGGCGATGGCCTGGCGCGCGGGCTGCCGCGTGGCGAATATGGAGTTCATCCAGTTCCACCCCACCTGCCTTTACCACCCCAAGGCCAAGAGCTTCCTCATCACCGAAGCCGTGCGCGGCGAGGGCGGCAAGCTGCTGCTGCCCGACGGCACGCGCTTCATGCCCGCGCACGACCCCCGCGCCGAACTCGCCCCGCGCGACGTGGTCGCCCGCGCCATCGACTTCGAGATGAAAAAACGCGGCCTCGACTGCGTCTATCTCGACATCACCCACAAGGGCGAAGCCTTCATCCGCCAGCACTTCCCCACCATCCACGCCCGCCTGCTCGAACTCGGCATCGACATGACGCGCGAGCCCATTCCCGTCGTGCCCGCGGTGCACTTCACCTGCGGCGGCGTGCTCACCGATCTGGCCGGCCGCACCGACCTTCCCGGGCTGTACGCGGCAGGCGAAGTCACCTACACCGGCCTGCACGGCGCCAACCGGCTGGCCAGCAACTCGCTGCTCGAATGCGCCGTGTTCGGCAAGGCCGCCGCGCTGGCCATACGCGAAGCCGAGCAGCCCGAAATCCCCACCCCGCGCCGCTGGGACGAAAGCCGGGTCAGCGACGCTGACGAACTCGTCGTCATCACCCACAACTGGGACGAACTGCGCCTGCTGATGTGGAATTACGTGGGCATCGTGCGCACCGACAAACGCCTGGAGCGCGCCGCCCACCGCATCGCCCTGCTGCAGGCCGAGGTGGACGAGTTCTACGCCAACTTCCGCGTCACCCGCGACCTGCTGGAGCTGCGCAACCTGCTGCAGGTCGCCGCCCTCATCGTGCGCTCCGCCCAGTTGCGGCACGAGAGTCGCGGCCTGCATTACAGCCTCGACTGGCCCAAGACTGCAGCCCCGGCCGCGCCCACCATTCTCGTGCCCTGA
- the panB gene encoding 3-methyl-2-oxobutanoate hydroxymethyltransferase: MSSDPSAHATPEVAPYGSAPSRASSEPRRPLTLHRLRAMREAGEKVAVLTAYDAASASLLDAAGVDCLLVGDSLGMVMQGHATTLPVTLEQMVYHTQCVARGNRGAWLIADLPFGSYQGGIEQAVASSAALMQAGAQMVKLEGGGWTAPLIAALVERGIPVCAHLGLTPQSVHALGGYRIQGRDTQSADTLRRHAAEVGAAGAAMLVLELVPSDLAAQISADYPGITIGIGAGVRTHGQVLVLHDMLDITRGPKPRFVRNFMQGAPSLLDAVRGYVEAVKQGAFPDEALHGYTA; encoded by the coding sequence ATGTCTTCAGACCCCTCCGCTCACGCCACGCCTGAGGTCGCGCCCTACGGCAGCGCCCCGTCCCGCGCCAGTTCCGAACCCCGCAGGCCGTTGACGCTGCATCGCCTGCGCGCCATGCGCGAGGCCGGCGAGAAGGTCGCCGTGCTCACCGCTTACGACGCGGCCAGCGCCAGCCTGCTCGACGCCGCCGGGGTCGATTGCCTGCTGGTGGGCGACTCGCTGGGCATGGTGATGCAAGGTCACGCCACCACCCTCCCCGTCACGCTGGAGCAGATGGTCTATCACACGCAATGCGTGGCGCGCGGCAATCGCGGTGCCTGGCTCATCGCCGATCTGCCCTTCGGCAGCTACCAGGGCGGCATCGAGCAGGCCGTGGCCAGCAGCGCGGCGCTGATGCAGGCCGGCGCGCAGATGGTCAAGCTGGAAGGCGGCGGCTGGACAGCGCCGCTCATCGCCGCCCTCGTGGAGCGTGGCATTCCGGTGTGCGCCCACCTCGGGCTCACGCCGCAGAGCGTGCATGCGCTGGGGGGCTACCGCATCCAGGGCCGCGACACGCAGTCGGCCGACACGCTGCGCCGCCATGCGGCCGAGGTCGGCGCCGCGGGTGCGGCCATGCTGGTGCTCGAACTCGTGCCCTCCGATCTTGCCGCCCAGATCAGCGCCGACTATCCCGGCATCACCATCGGCATCGGCGCGGGCGTGCGCACCCACGGTCAGGTGCTGGTGCTGCACGACATGCTCGACATCACCCGCGGCCCCAAGCCGCGCTTCGTGCGCAACTTCATGCAGGGCGCGCCCAGCCTTCTCGACGCCGTGCGCGGCTATGTCGAGGCCGTCAAGCAAGGCGCGTTTCCCGACGAAGCCCTGCATGGCTATACCGCCTGA